AGCTGCCTGTGTAACGCCATGAGGGCTTGTGACGTTGCGGCGCAATGTCGCACTGTCTTCCTCGGATGTGGCGAGGAGTGCACCGGCCCCTGCCACAGTGTGCCGGGCCAGAATGCGGGCAACCTCCGGCGTCAATCCCCGCGCCACCGCCTCCTGCTCCAGCAATTCCGCGAAGAGAAAGACATAGGCAGGGCCGGAACCGGAGAGAGGGGTCAGGATTTCGATCTCATCCTCCCGATCAAGCCACAGAACGACACCAACCGTCGCGAGCAACGCATCACAGATCCCGCGCTGCGCATCCGACAGCCCCACACCATAGGCGCCGGTCACGCCCTGGCCGATTTCACTCGGCGTGTTCGGCATGGCGCGTATAATGGGATTACCGCGTTCCGGCCGGGGCAGGGCCCCACGCAGATC
This genomic stretch from Candidatus Kirkpatrickella diaphorinae harbors:
- the proC gene encoding pyrroline-5-carboxylate reductase; protein product: MPSKQLPSILLIGCGHMGGALWRGWLRHGIAPSVIVDRHLEAVPAGHHICRKAADISADFKPDYIILAVKPARMEETLREIAPWIGDAVIISVLAGRSIADLRGALPRPERGNPIIRAMPNTPSEIGQGVTGAYGVGLSDAQRGICDALLATVGVVLWLDREDEIEILTPLSGSGPAYVFLFAELLEQEAVARGLTPEVARILARHTVAGAGALLATSEEDSATLRRNVTSPHGVTQAALNVFMRAHQGMKQLVSEAIAAGLQRTRELSRPS